TATTCAGTCGCCCGCTTCGGTTATCAGGTGTTTCATGTATATAAAAAAGATATGGTCTTTTATCCTCTCATCAGTATACAAATCGGTCTTGGTCTGTTTGTAATTATACCCGATATCGAATCGAGTTTTACCAGCAGCGTTGAAGCCGAACCCGCAGGTAATCGTGTTCGTCTTCGCAATATCATCTTCAATATTGACATCAGGATCAACAGTAATATAGTTGAATCCGCCCCTCAGGGCGATCTGCCTGACCGGTCTGATTTCAAGACCGATTTTGACGCCCCACTCATCGCCTTTTACGATTTCTTCAATGACCCGATCGTCAGTACTCACTTTCTGCAGAAAACCCTCTGCACCTATGAGCGCCGGGCCGTGGACAATACCCAGACCACCACCTAAAACGTAGTTCTGGTATGCGGTCTCGAATTCAACGCTGTCGCCCGGATCTGTATATATAGGCACCTGCTGGTCGAATGATCCGTATACCGCGATGCGCAGGAACCGCAGCTTATATAACAGCTGTGTCTTCGCAGAATAAGCGGTTATCCCCAGATCACCCAGCTCATTGCCATTATAAGACCCTGCCAATCCTATCCACCTGTAGCCAAGCGCATTCGCCCAAGTTAGACCTGCAACCTTGATGATCGCGCCCAGTGCCGGCGCAATTGCGTGTCCGCTAAAGGATTCTTCAGTCCCGGAAGGATATTCAAAAATGAAATTCAAATAATGATACTCGGTATTAAACCCCAAATCAAATTTGGCATCATTGTAGCTCAAGCCGGCACCACCACCCAGGGGCACAAGTGATGCGCCATAATTACCGCCTGGCGAACTATAGCTACCATAGAACGCATCAAAAGCAACACCGAAATCAAGGTGATCTGAAAAAGGGCGCGCGTAGATCAAATTGAGAGCCGGGGTGCTTATCGATTCGGTTTCTTCGTCGAACGTACGGCTCAATCTCGAATATCCACCCCAGAACCCCCATGATTGCCGCGACAATTGACCACCGAAGTAATCATAACCTTCCTCAGTTCTACGCGAAACATAAATAATCTCCCACGGTATTGTCTCGAAGGCCGGTATTGACTGGTAGTATCCAAGGGCCTCTACCGGCGCATATGCCTGCAACTTTTCAGGTAACGCCTGTCCGATCGCCCAGTAGACGACTGAATCCCGTTCCCATTCCTCCCGTAACACAGATCCATGCAACCCGGCGAATGAAACGGTGTCGTTCCTGAAGAAACCGGACGATATCCCCGCGAAATCGTACAGGTCAAGTCTTTGATAATCATCCTGGAATAGAAACGAGAGATTACCCATTCCCATAAACCGTGCGTCTGCCGCAAAGCTGCATGCTGCTGTCAAGAATGCTACTATTAATACTATTTTATACGTATACGACATATCTCCTCCAGTTTGAATATTATAAATCTGGTATCATGGTTGTCAATAACGATATGGCACAGATATGACGTCTTGTGAAGTATGGAGATAAGACCCCGAGGCTTATCTTATCTCAGTAGAATAAGCTTTGCCGTTTCCGAGTGTTCGCCTGCTACAAGCTGTGCAAAATAAACACCGCCTGGCAGCTTCCTGTTGGCACTGTCAGCCCCATCCCACTTCACTGATGCCTGATAACCGATCTCAGGTAACTGCCCAAAGTCTTTGACTCGTCTGCCACTCACGTCGTAGATAGTCAATGTCGGGTTGTCTATCAAGTGTCCGGTATCGAGAATCGAGTATCGTATGATGGTATAATCGCCGAATGGGTTGGGATGGATTTGCAGCATGCTCACAGATTGTGTTTGAAGGGTGAGCTCACCAGTGCCGGGCAATGTCATCCAGGGTTCATAGTCAACATAATCGCTCACCGTATCACCCATGCCACCCGGGTTGGTAACCGGATGATATGGACCGGAAGCATCTCCCCACCAGTTATTTTCGGCAACAACGAGTTCGTCCGGATCGTCGTTTCGGACAGCAAAACCAACGTTACCCGTGATGTTGTTGTTGATGACCAGCGGCGACGAATTATACCCACTGTATATCCCATCCCCGGCATTACCTGATATGATGTTGCTGTCGATGATCGGCGAGGATGCAAGATAAGACCAGATCCCGCCGCCTGCAGAATCAGCGGAGTTCTCTGTTATTGTATTCATGGTGATCGCCAGCAGGGGATTGATCACATAGTAACAGGCTAAGCCGCCTCCGTAATTGGCCGTGTTGCCGGAAATCACGTTTTCCCTGACAACGGTCATCGTGAACGGGCAATCGATATAGACACCGCCGCCCGCGTGTGCCGTATTCGCCGTAATAGTGTTGTTCATGACCAGGGGAGCGATATTCGCCGCGTCGCAGAAACAGGCAACGCCGCCTCCCTGATAGGAAATGTTTTCACTTATCACATTATTGACTATCACGGCCGATGACCACTCGGTATAGATACCTCCGCCTTGTGGCGGCGGACCGAGTGTCGAAAATTCTGACGAGCGACCAACGCGAGGATATCCATATTCATACCCCGCGCTTAAACGGTTGTTTCGCGATTGCCACTGCGAGGTGTTGTTGGTAATGATATTATTGGTGATCCTTGGTCTGCCCCCGACAGAGTGTATTCCACCACCTTGCCATGCGTCGCCGTTTCTTATCGTGAAACCGCGGATCGATGTCGTCGAATCCGTTGGCATCAAAGACAGGTATATGACACCGCTTTCTTTACTGCCGTCAATAACCGTGGTATCGGGACCGTATTCACTCAGAAGGTTGATCCCCTGAACATATGGCCAGTCTATATTCTCGTAATAGACTCCCGGGCCAACCAGCACCGTATCATTAGTAGAACATGAATCCAGAGCCACCTGTATCAAATTCAGAGTAGAATCTGGATGAACGTAAAGAATTATCGCGTTGCCAATGGAAAAGAAGCACAGCAAGCCCAATAAAATCATGCATCGTATACATTTCTTCATACTCTATCCACCCCCTGGTCCAGATTATCAAAAAACTTTGTAATACATCGCCAATAAGTCATTATGCAGAATGATTCCGTCATGTCAAGATACTCGATGCTTGACAAGGTTTGTTTCATAAATAGAATACGTCATGGACACAGCAGTAGGGTCGATCGATATACCGGGACTCAAAAAACTGAGATCGGGAAAAGTCCGCGAGGTATTTGACTTGGGCGACCAATTGCTGATATGCGCCACAGACCGCATTTCCGCGTTCGACTATATTCTGCCGACGCTTATTCCCAAGAAAGGCGAAATCCTTACCCAATTGTCCATATTCTGGTTCCAGGCAACAAACCATATTATCGAAAACCACTTTATCACCGATGATGTCAACAAGTATCCCCCGGCCGTCCTGGATTATAAAGAAACCCTGCAAGGCCGTTCGATGCTCGTGAACAAAGCAGAATTGATCGAAGTCGAATGTGTTGCGCGCGGGTATATTGCCGGTTCAGCGTGGAATGAATACGAGAAGACCGGCATAGTAGGTGACGTAGCGTGCAGCAATCTAAAGAAAGGTGACAAATTCCCGATACCACTTTTCACACCTGCCACCAAATCGTTTTCAGGACACGATGTCAATATCAGCTTCGAAGAAATGAAGAAAACGGTACCAGCAAGAGACGCTGAATACATCAAGCACAAAACGATCGAAATCTATAACTTCACCCATGATTACGCGCTTGAACGGGGCATCGTGATCGCAGACACAAAGTTTGAGTTCGGAAGGTTGAACGACAAGATTATACTCATCGATGAGATATTTACGCCTGATTCAAGTCGCTTCTGGGACAAGGAGCTGTACGACAAAGAACGTTCCCTCATTGCCTTTGATAAGCAGTTCGTACGCGATTATCTGCTCAGCACTGATTGGAACAGGAATTCAGAACCGCCCGAGTTGCCGCTCGACATCGTCGAGAAAACGGTTGAGCGTTACAAAGAAGCGCTGAAAAGACTGACTCGATAAGACGACAATATCCTCTTTCGGATTTCTTACCGAGCCCGAACCGTTGCCAGCCCGATCCCAACCAAGCAATTCATCAAGGCAAAAACAAAGAGCGTAAATACAATTCCCAGTATCGGTATCAGAAGCATTGCTGTGACGAGTGCGCCGATACTTGACCCGATCAGGTCGACACCGTAGACAAAACCAGGCCGTTTACTTTCCAACGCCGCGATACTCAGAGGAAAGTGCATTCCGCCTATCAAACCGCCCGCAAACACCAAGAATGCAACGATCAGATTAATGCAGGGTAGCTGGAAAAGGGCGACAGCGATAATTACGGCGAAATACACACTCAACACAAATTCTATTCTCAACAGGTTACCGACCGGTCTACTTCTCAACCCCGGAACTCTCAAGTAGATCAATGTACCAGCCGCCAGCCCCAGCATGTAAAAGGCGATGATCGCACCGATCCAGCCGTAGACATACCCATAGAACACCTGGAAGAGCACGATCAGAATCACTTCGGCCGATATTTCGCTCGCACCCACGGCGAGCACCGAGACATAAATAATGGATCTTCGTCTGTAGAAGAAGAATACAAGCAGGAGCGACAAGAGGAAGAACACTGCAGGTATATTGAACAAGCCAACGAATACCTTTCTCGTGGAACCGGACAGAATACCGCCCCAGAGGATCGAGGAGAAGTAATAACACACCGGCTTGAGGTCGCTGTTATAGTAACCCTTGGATCCGGCAATGCGTTCCCTTATGTAGCCGAGTTTTTCTGCTGACAGGTCATATCTGAAGTAATATTCATTGACGTAGGTCAAAGCGAGGCCCCTTCTTTTGATCCTGGCGCTCAGGGTATCGACGATACCGTCCGTGGCCAAAGCACCATTGCTGGCAATGAACGTAATCTTCGACGCAGGCAGAACAATGATATTGCCGAAAACCGTATTCAACGTATTGTATGTCGTCCTCAATAATTCACCGTATACAGGGCTAATGATGTCTGGTGGTGCTGTTATGCGCACCGACAACAGACCTCCAGGGCTGAGAGTTCTGTTTGCCTCGCCGAAGAATTCCTTTGTGTAGAAACGGTTTATCTGGGCGTTCACCGGATCGGGTAGATTAACTATGACAACATCGTATTTCACATCTGCATGTTTCACATGGTACCTCGCATCGCCGAAGATGACGGTGAGTTTCTCGCTGCGGCTCAAACTTTCGCCAAGATATCTCTGACCAATTTCAAATAGCATCGGATCCAGCTCGACGTAAGTAATGTTCTGCACACTCGGATGCTTGAGGACCTCGGTAATACTACTGCCGATGCCTCCTCCAACGAGCAAGACATTCTTCGGCTCCGGGTGGAGCAAGAGCGCATAGTGGACGGCTTCTTCACTCGAATAAGGATCAGGGTATGAAAAATCATAGAGGCCATTTGTATAGAAATTATACTGTTCACCGGATTTCGTAACCGCAATCACACCATATCTTGATTCGTTCAGACCGATGAGATCAACGCTACCCATTTGCACTTTCCTGAAATGCATCTCAACCGAGTCAATCCAAAGGAACAATACGGCAAGCAGCAAAGGCATCCAGAGCACCTTCCTCATCTGCAGGAAGTAAAGCGTGATCAACAACAGGATGATGCCGGACAATAGCATAATGCCAAAAGGAGGTAGGATTGTCACAAAGAGAAATGAGAAAAGGATACCGCCGGCGAATGCACCAATACCCTCGAGGAAATACACTCTCTCAGGTTGGAGGATCCGTGATGCGCTCGGGAATAGCGCACCTATAACCATACATACGGGCGCCACGGTAATAACCGATATTACAATTATTCTGTTCAGATCAATGACTTCACCAAGCGGCAGGCTGAATATCCGCGGGGCAATTCTGATGAAGCACAGTGAAAAGAACTGGAGGAGGCAAAGAATAAATAGTAATATCGCATATACCCTGGCCGGATTAGTCCGTAAGCGGATGCTGGAGAAAACAATGCTGCCGATACCGCCCCAGATCAGCCAGAAACACAAAAGGATTCCAGAGACAAGTTCATTGCCGCTGAAAAGCGCGAGTGCCTCGCGTATGATAAGGGTCTGCGCCACAACCGCTGCGAATCCCGAAACAAACACAACCAGATCTTTCCGCCGCATATATTGAGTTTAGGCAAAAAGGCAGGAAAATCAACCGGATGATTATGTGCCTCAATCTCTGTCGTGTGGACTTGACTTGCTCATATTTATGACTAATATTAGTACAAAAGGAGTACTCTATGTCCGGACATTCGAAATGGTCCAAAATCAAGAGGAAAAAAGGTAGCGCTGATGCAGCACGCGGCAGACTCTTCTCAAAACTTATTAAGGCAATCACGATCGCTGCAAGACACGGCGGTGGAGATCCCGATTCCAATGCAAGACTTCGCACGGCAGTCGACGAGGCTAAATCGAACAACATGCCGTGGGATAACATAGAACGCGCCATCAAGAGAGGAACTGGCGAAATTGATGGTCAGGCGCTCGAAGAAGTCACCTATGAAGCTTACGGACCGGGTGGTGTGGCGATCCTCATTGAGATCGTGACCGATAACCGTAACCGGGCGACATCCGAAATCCGCCATGTACTCTCACGGTTAAATGGCTCGCTCGGCACAAGCGGGTCAGTTGCTTGGCAGTTCAGCGCCCAGGGTATGATATCAGTAGATGCCAAAAAATACGACGAAGATACGATAATCGCCTATGCACTGGAGGGAGGCGCAACCGATGTCAAGACTGAAGATGAAACCTATCTGATAGTAACAGCTCCCGATACTTTTTCCAAGGTGAAAGAAATCCTGCAGAATAATAAGATCGAGATCTTAACTGGTGAAGTCACAAAAGTCCCGCAGAATACTGTCCCGCTCACAGACAAGGAGGCGGAAAAAATGCTGAAACTCTACGAAGCCCTCGATGCTCTGGATGATGTGCAGCAAGTCTACGCAAATTTTGACATCTCCGATGAAGTAATGGAAAAAATCTCCTCGGAAGCAGGTTGAAGCTTATCGGCATTGACCCGGGGATCAACGCTACCGGCTATAGCATAATAGACGACAAGAACTGTATAACGGCTGGTACGATTCGAACAAAACAAACCAATACCTACAAGAAAATAAGTGAAATATGCATACGCGTGGAAAGTCTGGTGAACGAACACAATCCAGATTATGTAGCTCTTGAAAAGGTTTTCCATCACAAGAACGTGCAAAGTCTCATACGCTCATCCGAGTTAAGAGGAGCGATCATAATGACGATATTGTCATGCGGAAGGGATGTCGTCGAATACACACCGGCGCAGATAAAATTGACGACAACCGGCAATGGGCGGGCGTCAAAAATGCAGGTCAGATATTTCATTGAGAAAGCGATCATGAAAGACCACAAGCGACTTTCGAGTCATGCGATAGACGCGGTCGCCATCGCGTATACAGCAACCCGTAAGATACGCCATGATCTCAGGCACCGTCAACAGGGGTAACAATCTCCATGATCGGTAGAATAAGAGGCAAGGTCATCGAAAAAAATCCTCCCTACTTCACCGTAGACGTATCCGGGATTGGTTTTATCGTACAAGGACCGTTTTCTATTTTTGACAAGATAATCGAGAACGAAGAAATTAATATTTACACAAAATGTCTTTTCAAAGAGGAAGAAGCATTTGTCTATGGTT
This portion of the candidate division WOR-3 bacterium genome encodes:
- a CDS encoding right-handed parallel beta-helix repeat-containing protein, which produces MKKCIRCMILLGLLCFFSIGNAIILYVHPDSTLNLIQVALDSCSTNDTVLVGPGVYYENIDWPYVQGINLLSEYGPDTTVIDGSKESGVIYLSLMPTDSTTSIRGFTIRNGDAWQGGGIHSVGGRPRITNNIITNNTSQWQSRNNRLSAGYEYGYPRVGRSSEFSTLGPPPQGGGIYTEWSSAVIVNNVISENISYQGGGVACFCDAANIAPLVMNNTITANTAHAGGGVYIDCPFTMTVVRENVISGNTANYGGGLACYYVINPLLAITMNTITENSADSAGGGIWSYLASSPIIDSNIISGNAGDGIYSGYNSSPLVINNNITGNVGFAVRNDDPDELVVAENNWWGDASGPYHPVTNPGGMGDTVSDYVDYEPWMTLPGTGELTLQTQSVSMLQIHPNPFGDYTIIRYSILDTGHLIDNPTLTIYDVSGRRVKDFGQLPEIGYQASVKWDGADSANRKLPGGVYFAQLVAGEHSETAKLILLR
- a CDS encoding phosphoribosylaminoimidazolesuccinocarboxamide synthase; this translates as MDTAVGSIDIPGLKKLRSGKVREVFDLGDQLLICATDRISAFDYILPTLIPKKGEILTQLSIFWFQATNHIIENHFITDDVNKYPPAVLDYKETLQGRSMLVNKAELIEVECVARGYIAGSAWNEYEKTGIVGDVACSNLKKGDKFPIPLFTPATKSFSGHDVNISFEEMKKTVPARDAEYIKHKTIEIYNFTHDYALERGIVIADTKFEFGRLNDKIILIDEIFTPDSSRFWDKELYDKERSLIAFDKQFVRDYLLSTDWNRNSEPPELPLDIVEKTVERYKEALKRLTR
- a CDS encoding YebC/PmpR family DNA-binding transcriptional regulator — translated: MSGHSKWSKIKRKKGSADAARGRLFSKLIKAITIAARHGGGDPDSNARLRTAVDEAKSNNMPWDNIERAIKRGTGEIDGQALEEVTYEAYGPGGVAILIEIVTDNRNRATSEIRHVLSRLNGSLGTSGSVAWQFSAQGMISVDAKKYDEDTIIAYALEGGATDVKTEDETYLIVTAPDTFSKVKEILQNNKIEILTGEVTKVPQNTVPLTDKEAEKMLKLYEALDALDDVQQVYANFDISDEVMEKISSEAG
- the ruvC gene encoding crossover junction endodeoxyribonuclease RuvC, producing MKLIGIDPGINATGYSIIDDKNCITAGTIRTKQTNTYKKISEICIRVESLVNEHNPDYVALEKVFHHKNVQSLIRSSELRGAIIMTILSCGRDVVEYTPAQIKLTTTGNGRASKMQVRYFIEKAIMKDHKRLSSHAIDAVAIAYTATRKIRHDLRHRQQG